Proteins encoded by one window of Rhodamnia argentea isolate NSW1041297 chromosome 6, ASM2092103v1, whole genome shotgun sequence:
- the LOC115734129 gene encoding splicing factor 3B subunit 6-like protein — MATISLRKGNARLPPEVNRALYVRNLPFNITSEEMYDIFGKYGAIRQIRIGTSKDTRGTAFVVYEDIYDAKTAVDHLSGFNVANRYLIVLYYQPAKMNKKFDQKKKEDELAKMQEKYGVSTKDK; from the coding sequence ATGGCGACGATCAGCCTCCGCAAGGGCAACGCGCGGCTCCCGCCCGAGGTGAACCGCGCCCTCTACGTCCGCAACCTGCCGTTCAACATCACGAGCGAGGAGATGTACGACATCTTCGGCAAGTACGGCGCGATCCGGCAGATCCGCATCGGCACTAGCAAGGACACCCGCGGCACGGCGTTCGTCGTCTACGAGGACATTTACGACGCCAAGACCGCCGTCGACCACCTCTCCGGGTTCAACGTCGCGAACCGGTACCTGATCGTGCTGTACTACCAGCCGGCGAAGATGAACAAGAAGTTCGaccagaagaagaaggaggacgagctcgccaagatgcAGGAGAAGTACGGGGTCTCCACCAAAGATAAGTAG